The stretch of DNA AAAAATGCCATCCGAAATCACCCGGCCCATTCCTACCAGCCGATCCTCCTCAAAAGCTGAAACAACCAGCCAACTTTGGCGCAGAGCCGCTCCCAGCTGCCCGCTTCCCTTCTCCTTTACCCCGTGCCAGCCCGCGCTTTCAACCAAAGTGATAAATTCTTCCCCTGTCGGCGTGTACTCGCGGTATGTAACAGGCTGCAAATCCTTGGACATGATAATATTCACCTCCGGCCGTTCGTATTATTTTTCCGCGATCCACACCGTCCATCGGTCCTGTTCTTGTATCGGTTGGCCGATTACCAGACGCTGCCCGATGAAATTCACCAGCTCCGAGAGCTCATTATCCGTCAGCTCAAATAGTAGAGATCTTCCCGTCCGGCCCAGCAAATCCAGCCCCAGCTGTTCAAAGTCCTCATATCTTCTACGGGTTTCCCAGTATGAAAACTCGGCGGTCAGGCTGAACCCGGTCTGCCTTAAAGCGTCAATAACCTCAATGCCGGAATAGCGTCTTTGAATTTCCTGCTGAAGCAGCTTCGGATATTTCTCGAAAAAATAGCCGCGGATATGGCTTGAACTCCCCTCAAGCGAGCAATCTTCAGGCGTCCGGTCTTGGATGATGAATTTTCCGCCAGGTTTCATTACCCGATAGGCTTCTTGAAAGCACGCGCTTAGGTCTCTAATATGATGAATCAACGCGCGCTCCAGCACAATATCGTACTGTCCGTCCTTAAGACCTGTATCAAGCGCATTTCCTTGAGCAAAACTGATGTTCGGAATGTCCCTGCAATTCTCCGCCGCTCCATTTAGCATTTCAGCCGAAAAATCCATTCCCGTCACATCGGCAGCGCCGGAAAGCGCTAATGCCTTTGTGTATATCCCTCCGCCGCAGCCTATATCCAATACCCGCTTTCCTTGAAGCCGGACATTCCTCTCTATCGTTTGAATCCAGCTCGCTTCCGCCTCTCTGGAGGCATAGGTCGATTGATTATTGTGGTCGTGAAAGTCGATCGGCATTCATTATCCCGCCTTTCCTTAATCTGATGCTCCTTTAAAAATGCTTGCGAAACCCTACCACATTCTCTTTCCTATAGCCTAACTCTTCGTAGAACTTATGCGCCTCCGCCCGCTGCCCGCCCGATACAAAAATGATATAAGTACAATCTTTTCCCGCGCCGCCCGCTCGATCTCCTGCATTAATACCCTGCCAACACCTTGTCTTCTGAAACGGCTGGCAACAACGACATTCTCAATCACCATAAAAGACTTGCATTCTCCCACAAAATCCTGGCAGATGATCCCCATCAGCGAACCAGCCAGTATATCGTCTTGAAAAGCGCCCAGCAGAATGTAGTTGTCATTATATTCAACCGATTCGAATACGCTGGCCAGCTTGGCCTCATTGCTCTTGTGTCCCGTCAGCTCCTCATACAAGCCGTTTAACTCTGGCAAATCTTCTCTGCCGATCTTTCTAATAGAAATCATAGTGAACCTGCCGCCTCTCCTTCTGAAGCAAACGCTTCATACAGTTCCTGTACAGTATGTATGCAATAGGTCGGCCCGATAGCTTCCATCTCAGCCGCGCTGCCGTACCCGTACAAGACGCCAATCGACGATATTCCGTTGTTATGCGCTCCGATAATATCATGCTTCCGGTCTCCGATCATCACGGTTCCGGCTGTTTCCAGATTCTCTTTTTCCAGGATATGCTTAATGATCTCACTCTTATCCGACAATGTTCCATCAAGGCCGCTCCCGACCACCGCATGGAAAAAGTGCTCCAGCTGAAAATGCTTCAAAATCTTCTCGGCGAACACAAGCGGCTTGGAAGTCGCGACGATCAGAACGGCCTGCCGCTGAATGAGCATGCTTAATAGCTCGGGAATGCCGGAATACAGCTCATTTTCGAAAATACCCTTGTCCGCAAAATACTCCCGGTAATACTGCACGGCCTGCCAAGCATCCGCCTCTGAAAAACCGTAAAACTCCTGAAACGAATGAGCCAGCGGCGGCCCGATGAACGGCTCCAATCGATCCAAATTGTCTTCGACAATACCAAACTTGGCAAGCGCATACTGCACGGACTTGGTTATACCAATCTTCGGGTCTGTCAGCGTACCGTCCAGATCAAATAAAATATGCGAAAAAATCAAATGATCACCTCTCCTGTTACGTCATATTCATTTGCCAATCTCATACTCCGTAATGGAAGCGCAAGGAATATCCTCCCGGTTCACCTGGGTCCGAAAAGCCATGCCATGACCGACTACAATAACAACCTCATGCTGCGCATATCTTCTCAGGACGCTGTCCACCCTGCTTTTCAGCATTGGCTTCGATTCCCAAATCCTTGTTTCTCCCGGGGGATACACCCCGCCGCATCGTTCATAGTCTTGGACGAGTTCGTTTAATCGCTCAAGCGTATCATATTCGAATGTGAGATCCGGCTGCCATTCCCGGAGGTCGAACTCGACGGCGATGTCCAATGACAGTTCCTTGGATAGAATCGCCGAGGTCTGCATCGCCCGGGTGTAGGGGGAAGTGATGATAAGCTCCGCCTGCCGCAACCGTTGATCTTTTGATGTTTCATACACCTGGCGGATTCCTCGTGCGGTTAGAGGTGCTAAATCCCGTCCATGCCCTTTTAGCCTGTAATTTTCATTGATCTGCCAATCCGGTTCACCGTGACGAATCAAATAGAATAGGGTCATCTACAATTTCTTCTCAAAACACAGGCTGGATCGACAATCGGCGTATTCTCCGAACCGTTCAATCTCGCCGTAGCCGTTCTTTTTGTAGAATCCGATCGCCTCCGTCTGCTGATCTCCCGTTTCCAGCTTGATTCCCTTATATCCCTGATTTGCCGCCTCCTCTTCCAGCCGCTGCATAATCATCCGGGCGATTCCCTTGTTCCGGAACTCCGGCTCCACGAAGAAACGCTTCAGCTCCACATGCTCTTCGTCCAGCTTCTTAATCGCTCCGCATCCGACTGGGCGGGAGTTCAGGTAAGCGACGATAAAATAAATATCATTTACGTAAGGATCTTCGAAATCAACCAGAAAGACTTCTTCCGGCGGGTAAAGCTCAAACAGATAGTGGTCAAGCTGTGCAATCAACAGGGCCAGATCCGGATGCTCCGGCGCCACCTGTACCAGTTCGGTATTTTCCATGTGCAGTCTCTCCTTAATGTTAGCCTAACATCCACGACGCCAGCCGATAGACAAAATCCGAATAATTATGGCAAATCACGGGTGCGGCGATGCTTTCCGTTTTAAAATACATATAGCAATACCAATATCCCAGCAGAAAAGCATGAATCAATTGCACCCCGTTATACTGCAACGAAAAGGGCGACCAGAAGACGAACACATGCCCCAGTGAAAAAAGGAGACTTGAAACCGTCGCCAAAAGCCATTTCATCTTTCTGTCACGCAGCCCCGCAAACACGTACACAGCCAAGTATTCAATGACAAATATTCTAAAAAACGGCTCCTCTCCAATGCCCGGCAGCATTCCGTAAGTCAGCAAATCCGTAATGATATAGGCTGTGCTCTGATGTTGAAGCTCGCCTGTCGGCGAGTAAATTCCCTCATATACCAGCAGTCCCCGGAGAGAAAGATACGCGAGCGGATACAGAATAAGAAAGATGCCGATTAGCCTCAGTCCCGCCCTCACGTTCTTCCAGTTGAAACCCAGTTCATGGAGCGGCCTTGAAAGGAACAGCTTGATCAGGACGAAGGTGATTCCGATTTGAACCCCGTACCAGAGCAGCATTCGGGCAAAAGGTTCCGCATATCCGACTTTGGACAGCATACGGAGCGCATAGCCGGAGGGTCCTCTGTAATCATAGGATAAATAATTCACCGCTTGCTGCATAACCAACATTATGACGATCAGCAGAATAAAGAAAGCCGTACCTCTTAATTTCCCTTTATGTATGCCTCTCTCCAATATTTCAACCTCGCTTCTTCCCGTTTCTTCAAGTCCTTCTTTGCAGCCGCTCCATGACTAATTTCCTGACCGCACTCTTCTCCATTAATAATATTTAGATGGTACGGCATTACCGAACCTAATGATTGAAAAATCCAACGTCGATTGAATTATACGGTTCCGCAGAGGATGCAAATCCGGTGTAAAACGCAGCTCAACCGGTTCCTGGAGCAGCTTGGACAACAAATCGCCCATCGGTTCCACGTTTACGGGACTGACCTCTTCCAGCGAAATATAATACCCTGCCGTCTCGTCGAATAATGTGAAAGAATCTTCCGCAAAAGTGTATCTGTACAGCCGTGTATGGCGAATGCGTTCCAGCCAGGCACTCTCTACGGCAATAATCTTATCTGCGCTTGTATGCTCAAAAAAACTCCCGGTGTCTTCCACCGCCGCCCCCTTCGGCTTCGAGTAGATCACCCGGGGGCAGTCCCGGGGAAAGTAATAATGCGGGGCATGCTCATGGTCGATTGCCCAGACGACCGGCTGTAAATCGGGAAAGGATTTCGAGGGGCGGGGATGAAAGATTTCGATGCCGGGCTCTTCGCTTAAGTGATATAACATAGATCCTCCATTGTTATATTTTTTCTTTGATCACAGCTGCCAATATTCCGAGATATTCCTTCAGCGTCGTTCCCACCGTTTCAATTGCACCGGGGCTGGGCGCCAGCTTGCCCGCATACCAAGCCGCTGAGGCGGCGGCGCTTATATGGTAATCGGTCGGATATGGCTGGACCTCCATTCCGGCTTGCCGGAACTCCGCAACCGCCCGCTGCATATGGAAGGCCGAAGTGACCAGCACCGGGCGGCTCAGCCCGTGTTCCTTCATGAGCGCGGCCGTAAACTCGGCATTCTGCTCTGTGTTCAGCGAACGGTTCTCGATAAGAATACTCCGTTCATCCACTCCCAGTCCGAGCAGCTGCCTGCGGGCAATATCGCCCTCGTTGCCGCTGTCGGCAAAAACCTGCCCGCCGCTGAACAGCACCGGCAATCCCGTCAGACGATGCAGCCGGACCGCGGTCAGCAGCCTGCTGGCCGCCGACCCACCCAAGCTGCCCTTGCCATCAATGTCGGGCGTTCCTGTCGTAGCTCCGCCGCCAAGCACCACCAGACAGTCGCCCTGAACCTGCTCCGGCTGGGCATATCGCGATTCGAGACTGCGCATCAGCGGGTTCGCGATCATCGGCGCCGACGCCAAATACAGCAGCAGCGTTACGGCGAGCAGCAGCACTGCCGGACCGCGCTGTTTTTTCCATAACAGCCATAATGCCAGCAGCGTCAGCAGCACAACAAATGTTCCTGGGGGCAGCACGAAGCTGTAGATAAATTTGATTACATAAATCAACGTTGGGCCTCTCCTTTCGATCCAATGAAGCTTATATCAATGTCTTTAACCTGGCTCTGATGATAGATAACAACTCATCTTTCTCATCCTTCGGAATCCATTCGACTAATCTGGCCGCCGCTGCCGGCAATATCCACTCGTCTATGGTTGAATAATCATGCCCGGTTACCCGAAGATACTCTTTAATGTAGGCTGCCTTCAGCTTGTTTCTTAGGAATTGAACAAATAACTTAATGGGGGCTGGAGTACCGTCAGGCATAGAACCGACACTTAGCAAAATAACCGTTCTGGCCGCGTCCCCGGCAGGATTTCCCGACATTCCGGTCATCCAGTCAACGATCCAATAACCCCCGTCAAACATCACGTTATCCGGATGAAAATCGCCGTGGCACAGCTTGTTCCCGTCAGGCAATTTCTCCGTGTAGCGGATAATCTTTTCCTTTTCCTGTTCAGTAAGCAGAGGAGCTTGTTGTATGTACTCACAGAGAACCTGCTTCTGTCTCCTGTTCAATTCGGCTGCCTCATAAGTATGGATTTCAGCGTGCAGGTTCGCCAGCAATTTTGAATATTTAGGAATGGTCCAGGGCTTTTTGATGAATAGACTAAGCAAAGAAACGCCCGATATGCGCTGAAATATTAATCCATCCCTGCCGTCCAGTTGTGTATGTCCAAAAGGCTCCGGCGTGCGAATGCCGAGTGAACAGGCCAACCCGCTGACCACAAGCTCCTGATTGATCGCCTCGGCGGGAAAATCCTTTTTGTACAGCTTGATAATCTTTCCTTGCGAGTATTCAAATATATCGGCGGTTCTGCCTTGCCCAATCAGTCTTAAATCAGTCACCTGCTTAAGCCTCCTCAAATTTGCTTTGTCGCAACGATATGAGTGAATATTGCAATCTCTCTGTACGGGCTCAGGCATCCAAGCTCAAGCTCCAGCTTCTTCATTTGATTATGCCATTCTTCATCTTGTTTGATCTCGTTATCCGCTATATATCCATAAAGATTATGTATTCCGAAACGCCCGACCATTTCATATCCCGATTCACCGAGCCATTCGGATAGCTGTTCACAAGAAAATGTAGTAATATCCGTCTGAATGATTGCGCTGTATTCCTTGCAGCTTTCCATGCTCGCCAGAGCGGAGTCCGGGTCTTTATTAATGATTGCCTTCTTCATGATTTTGGCCACCGGATTGTGCGCGATCAGGGATAGATACCCGTTTGGCTTTTGACAGCCGCTGATTTTGTTGATGAAAAGCTTCGGGTCTTCCATATACTCCAGAATGTTGTGGCAGAACACCCAATCGTAGATCCCCAATCTGTCATCCGTATTCTCGAATGAACCGTTGATAAATTGAGCATCTGTTCCCTGTTCTTGTGCAATCTCAATCATGGATTTAGTCAGATCGATTCCGGTAACCTTGTTCCCCCGCTTGGCGTATTCATTGCTGGAAATGCCAAAGCCGCAGCCAATATCCAAAATCGACTGTCCCTGCCCGGTCCAAAACCGATCAATTTGCTGCCATGCCGTCTCGTAGAACAACCGCCCCCAAGGCATTTTGGTATAGTTCAAATATTGCGCGATAGAGCTAGCAAAAGCCTCTGATTTGCTCAAAGCGGCCACCTGCCTCCCTTTTAGGATTAAAAAATGTCTTAAACACTAACCTTTCTATTTCATAGGATGATGTTCTGTGCCCAAAATAGAAGACACATGCGGAGCAATTCCGGCAGAAAGGTCGTCAGCTTCATCAAAAGCCAATCTCGCCCCGATTCTGATTATCCCTTTTTCTTGCTGCAAAAGTAAGCCAATTGCTTCTGAACTCAATTTCTTTATCGCACTTATGTTCGTTAATCGTTTGAGGCACGACCCTTTGAATTAAAATTTCCCAATCGATATACAATTCTCTCAATGTGTTGAATGCTTCTTCCGTCTTGAGATTTAATTCAATTTCTCCTTCCGTTTCTTCGCCGGTTTCAATCTGATATTCCATGACTTCCGTGCTCATCAGGATGCAATGGATACCGTTATGTTTTGTACCGTTAATCATCCGCTGAATCACAGACCGGAAAGCAGCTATGCTGGAGACATGCTCAAGGCAGGAACATGCGATAATGTAATCGAAATGGCCTGGTTTAATCTGATAAAATTCCGCATCCGCTACTTCTGTATGTATAATTTCATTCACCTTGTATTCTTCTGCATAAGTTCTAAGTTTGTCAATCGCGACGGGCAGCAGGTCCTGAATTCTATGCGCGACAGGAATGCTGTTTCTTCCAACACCGCATCCCAGGTCAAGCACTCTAACTTTTTTATTAAGGTCTAATCTTGGAAGCATATTCATTACGACTTTTACTGGCTTAGATAACCAGGTCCCAGGTTCAAAAAGAGCGGTGTCGCGGTAAAACTGCTCATGATAACTCATTTCTTTTTTCCTTGCTTTAATAAAGTCAGTCATTGCGGCGGCCGTCCTTTTCTTTAAAACTTACTTATACTTTCTTCCTGCATCAATTCCATTATCCTCCTTTATTAACAAATTGAACAGAGAATTAAGAGGCGCTTTCTCATGATTATGATTAAGGTCTTGACAAGTCGTCGATACTTATTAATAATACTTTTATAGAACGCATGTTCGTTAGTTTGGTTCGTTTTTTCTATTTCGATAAAGGAGCGATAGATATGGATAATCAAAAGATCACAACTTTTCTAATGTTTTCCGGACAAGCCGAGGAAGCCATGAACTTCTACGTTTCTTTGTTCGAGCGGTCGGAAATTCTGCATATTCAGCGTTACGGACCTGGCGAGGCAGGAGCGGAAGGAAGCGTGGTGCATGCCGTCTTCTCCCTAAACAGTCAGCAGTTTATGTGCATTGACAGCAATACGCCGCATGACTTTACTTTTACACCGGCCATTTCACTCTATGTCAATTGCGAGACCGAGGAAGAAATCGAGAATCTGTTCGGCAAGCTGTCAGAAAGGGGCCAGGTATTCATGCCTCTGGATAAATACCCTTTCAGCGATAAATTCGCCTGGGTTGGCGATAAATTCGGGGTGACGTGGCAGTTGAATCTGCTGGGGAAACA from Paenibacillus sophorae encodes:
- a CDS encoding histidine phosphatase family protein — its product is MTLFYLIRHGEPDWQINENYRLKGHGRDLAPLTARGIRQVYETSKDQRLRQAELIITSPYTRAMQTSAILSKELSLDIAVEFDLREWQPDLTFEYDTLERLNELVQDYERCGGVYPPGETRIWESKPMLKSRVDSVLRRYAQHEVVIVVGHGMAFRTQVNREDIPCASITEYEIGK
- a CDS encoding phosphotransferase family protein, whose product is MTDLRLIGQGRTADIFEYSQGKIIKLYKKDFPAEAINQELVVSGLACSLGIRTPEPFGHTQLDGRDGLIFQRISGVSLLSLFIKKPWTIPKYSKLLANLHAEIHTYEAAELNRRQKQVLCEYIQQAPLLTEQEKEKIIRYTEKLPDGNKLCHGDFHPDNVMFDGGYWIVDWMTGMSGNPAGDAARTVILLSVGSMPDGTPAPIKLFVQFLRNKLKAAYIKEYLRVTGHDYSTIDEWILPAAAARLVEWIPKDEKDELLSIIRARLKTLI
- a CDS encoding DUF6886 family protein, which translates into the protein MLYHLSEEPGIEIFHPRPSKSFPDLQPVVWAIDHEHAPHYYFPRDCPRVIYSKPKGAAVEDTGSFFEHTSADKIIAVESAWLERIRHTRLYRYTFAEDSFTLFDETAGYYISLEEVSPVNVEPMGDLLSKLLQEPVELRFTPDLHPLRNRIIQSTLDFSIIRFGNAVPSKYY
- a CDS encoding GNAT family N-acetyltransferase, translated to MISIRKIGREDLPELNGLYEELTGHKSNEAKLASVFESVEYNDNYILLGAFQDDILAGSLMGIICQDFVGECKSFMVIENVVVASRFRRQGVGRVLMQEIERAAREKIVLISFLYRAGSGRRRISSTKS
- a CDS encoding HAD family hydrolase — its product is MIFSHILFDLDGTLTDPKIGITKSVQYALAKFGIVEDNLDRLEPFIGPPLAHSFQEFYGFSEADAWQAVQYYREYFADKGIFENELYSGIPELLSMLIQRQAVLIVATSKPLVFAEKILKHFQLEHFFHAVVGSGLDGTLSDKSEIIKHILEKENLETAGTVMIGDRKHDIIGAHNNGISSIGVLYGYGSAAEMEAIGPTYCIHTVQELYEAFASEGEAAGSL
- a CDS encoding class I SAM-dependent methyltransferase produces the protein MPIDFHDHNNQSTYASREAEASWIQTIERNVRLQGKRVLDIGCGGGIYTKALALSGAADVTGMDFSAEMLNGAAENCRDIPNISFAQGNALDTGLKDGQYDIVLERALIHHIRDLSACFQEAYRVMKPGGKFIIQDRTPEDCSLEGSSSHIRGYFFEKYPKLLQQEIQRRYSGIEVIDALRQTGFSLTAEFSYWETRRRYEDFEQLGLDLLGRTGRSLLFELTDNELSELVNFIGQRLVIGQPIQEQDRWTVWIAEK
- a CDS encoding CPBP family intramembrane glutamic endopeptidase, with amino-acid sequence MERGIHKGKLRGTAFFILLIVIMLVMQQAVNYLSYDYRGPSGYALRMLSKVGYAEPFARMLLWYGVQIGITFVLIKLFLSRPLHELGFNWKNVRAGLRLIGIFLILYPLAYLSLRGLLVYEGIYSPTGELQHQSTAYIITDLLTYGMLPGIGEEPFFRIFVIEYLAVYVFAGLRDRKMKWLLATVSSLLFSLGHVFVFWSPFSLQYNGVQLIHAFLLGYWYCYMYFKTESIAAPVICHNYSDFVYRLASWMLG
- a CDS encoding class I SAM-dependent methyltransferase, which translates into the protein MSKSEAFASSIAQYLNYTKMPWGRLFYETAWQQIDRFWTGQGQSILDIGCGFGISSNEYAKRGNKVTGIDLTKSMIEIAQEQGTDAQFINGSFENTDDRLGIYDWVFCHNILEYMEDPKLFINKISGCQKPNGYLSLIAHNPVAKIMKKAIINKDPDSALASMESCKEYSAIIQTDITTFSCEQLSEWLGESGYEMVGRFGIHNLYGYIADNEIKQDEEWHNQMKKLELELGCLSPYREIAIFTHIVATKQI
- a CDS encoding VOC family protein, giving the protein MDNQKITTFLMFSGQAEEAMNFYVSLFERSEILHIQRYGPGEAGAEGSVVHAVFSLNSQQFMCIDSNTPHDFTFTPAISLYVNCETEEEIENLFGKLSERGQVFMPLDKYPFSDKFAWVGDKFGVTWQLNLLGKQQ
- a CDS encoding GNAT family N-acetyltransferase; protein product: MENTELVQVAPEHPDLALLIAQLDHYLFELYPPEEVFLVDFEDPYVNDIYFIVAYLNSRPVGCGAIKKLDEEHVELKRFFVEPEFRNKGIARMIMQRLEEEAANQGYKGIKLETGDQQTEAIGFYKKNGYGEIERFGEYADCRSSLCFEKKL
- a CDS encoding YdcF family protein, which encodes MIYVIKFIYSFVLPPGTFVVLLTLLALWLLWKKQRGPAVLLLAVTLLLYLASAPMIANPLMRSLESRYAQPEQVQGDCLVVLGGGATTGTPDIDGKGSLGGSAASRLLTAVRLHRLTGLPVLFSGGQVFADSGNEGDIARRQLLGLGVDERSILIENRSLNTEQNAEFTAALMKEHGLSRPVLVTSAFHMQRAVAEFRQAGMEVQPYPTDYHISAAASAAWYAGKLAPSPGAIETVGTTLKEYLGILAAVIKEKI